The following proteins are co-located in the Acanthochromis polyacanthus isolate Apoly-LR-REF ecotype Palm Island chromosome 7, KAUST_Apoly_ChrSc, whole genome shotgun sequence genome:
- the LOC127534761 gene encoding endothelial zinc finger protein induced by tumor necrosis factor alpha-like, protein MSVRMRRLLLTISPMTRRQNSMVDHEDPEPLRIKDQQEELCTSQDQSNPEISQIKMEQEELCTSLDQLNPEVSQIKMEQEELCTSLDQLNPGLPQIKVEQDELCTSQDQTNPEISQIKMEQEELCTSLDQLNPGLPQIKVEQDELCSSQEEELIGLKQETDTFEVTPADEESDHSEPKPNSDQLLFHISCVAESPDQEGCKDVDSGSTRCIDQSNSSHSNDVDNAPMSERQCDNDKARKSLPCDVCGKAFRYKSKLIKHHRTHTGEKPYSCGTCGQSFSQRSNLTAHMRHHTGEKPYSCGTCGQSFSQRSNLTAHMRHHTGEKPYSCETCGKSFSRRFNLTAHMRSHTGEKPYSCGTCGKSFIQQSYLTTHMRCHTGEKPYVCNTCGKSFSDSSAHNRHVAVHKMGKPYSCGTCGKSFSQRSSLTAHMRCHTGEKPYSCGTCEESFSKRSNLTAHMRRHSGEKPYVCNTCGKSFSDSSAHNRHIVVHKMGKPFSCGTCGRSFSQRSNLTVHMRCHTGEKPYSCGTCGKSFSHRSVLTDHIRHHTGEKPYSCGTCGTSFSQRSYLTAHMRCHTDEKPYSCKTCSKSFRYNHRLKKHMRIHW, encoded by the coding sequence atgtctgtgagaatgagaagactgttgttgaccatcagccccatgaccaggagacaaaactccatggtggaccatgaggacccagagcctctACGGATTAAAGAccagcaggaggaactctgcaccagtcaggaccaatcaaacccagagatttctcaaattaaaatggaacaggaagaattgtgcaccagtctggaccaattaaacccagaggtttctcaaattaaaatggaacaggaagaattgtgcaccagtctggaccaattaaacccagggttaccacaaattaaagtggaacaggatgaactctgcaccagtcaggaccaaacaaacccagagatttctcaaattaaaatggaacaggaagaattgtgcaccagtctggaccaattaaacccagggttaccacaaattaaagtggaacaggatgaactctgctccagtcaggaggaagagttaattggattgaaacaggagactgatacctttgaggtgactcctgctgatgaggaaagtgaccacagtgaaccaaaaccaaacagtgatcagctcctgtttcacatctcttgtgtagctgagagcccagatcaggaaggatGCAAGGATGTAGACTCAGGATCAACTAGATGTATTGATCAGAGTAACAgcagtcacagtaatgatgtagacaatgctccaATGTCAGAgagacagtgtgataatgacaaggcaagaaaatctCTACCATGTgatgtctgtggaaaagcttttaggtataaatcaaaattaatcaaacatcacagaacccatacaggtgagaagccatattcttgtggaacctgtggacaAAGCTTTAGTCAACGTTCcaatttgactgcccacatgagacatcacacaggtgagaagccatattcttgtggaacctgtggacaAAGCTTTAGTCAACGTTCcaatttgactgcccacatgagacatcacacaggtgagaagccatattcttgtgaaacctgtggaaaaagctttagtcgacgTTTcaatttgactgcccacatgagaagtcacacaggtgagaagccatattcttgtggaacctgtggaaaaagcttcattCAACAGTCCTATTTGACTacccacatgagatgtcacacaggtgagaagccgtatgtttgtaacacttgtggaaaaagtttttctGATTCATCAGCACATAATAGGCACGtggcagttcacaaaatgggaaagccatattcttgtggaacctgtggaaaaagctttagtcaacGTTCCagtttgactgcccacatgagatgtcacacaggtgagaagccatattcttgtggaacctgtgaagAAAGCTTTAGTAAACGTTCcaatttgactgcccacatgagacgTCACTCgggtgagaagccgtatgtttgtaacacttgtggaaaaagtttttctGATTCATCAGCACATAATAGGCACATAGTagttcacaaaatgggaaagccattttcttgtggaacctgtggaagaAGCTTTAGTCAACGTTCCAAtttgactgtccacatgagatgtcacacaggtgagaagccatattcttgtggaacctgtggaaaaagcttcagtcatcGGTCCGTTTTGACTGACCACATAAGACATCACACAGGTgaaaagccatattcttgtggaacctgtggaacaagcttcagtcaacggtcctatttgactgcccacatgagatgtcacacagatGAGAAGCCGTACTCTTGTAAAACCTGCAGCAAAAGTTTCAGATATAATCAtcgattaaaaaaacacatgagaATCCACTGGTAG
- the LOC110946052 gene encoding zinc finger BED domain-containing protein 4-like isoform X4, protein MRLQCFGHRLHLAIENAVKNESRVTRATKLCKELVGHFSHSWKKKTKLTDAQKELNLPEHTLITECQTRWGSRQKMVDRVLEQNKALNQVLSEDRKTRHLVPTWQDIKVLESINSALKPLQEFTDILSGEEYVSVSYLKPVLHLLKSTTLAAKEEDTDLTKTIKSKIIAYLEKHYSDPATRELLDVASLLNPRFKKDYITSPENVTHIKERVRAEMEEVVQTERRPQVSSDTGAMEKKGLRSLGSLLTKQTLSVVVQVEDIIEAELNSYLMAPVIAEESDPLAWWKIHSVNTKQTGQAPTVLCL, encoded by the exons ATGAGGCTGCAATGTTTTGGACACAGGCTCCACTTGGCTATTG aaaatgctgtaaaaaatgaatCACGGGTCACACGAGCTACGAAGCTTTGCAAAGAACTGGTGGGACATTTTTCTCACAGCtggaaaaagaagacaaaattgACAGACGCCCAGAAAGAACTCAACCTACCTGAGCACACACTGATCACTGAGTGCCAAACCAGGTGGGGTTCAAGACAAAAGATGGTAGACCGAGTTttagaacaaaacaaagcattgAACCAAGTACTatcagaagacagaaaaacaagacacctGGTACCTACATGGCAGGACATAAAGGTGCTTGAATCCATAAACAGTGCCCTCAAACCTCTCCAAGAGTTTACAGACATCCTATCGGGGGAAGAGTACGTCAGTGTTTCATACCTCAAACCTGTCCTCCATTTGTTAAAAAGCACAACTCTGGCAGCCAAAGAAGAAGACACTGACTTGACCAAAACCATTAAGTCAAAAATCATAGCCTATTTGGAGAAACACTACAGTGACCCAGCCACACGGGAGCTGCTGGATGTCGCATCCCTTCTGAATCCCAGATTTAAAAAAGATTACATCACCAGTCCAGAGAATGTGACGCATATTAAGGAACGAGTGAGGGCAGAGATGGAGGAGGTTGTGCAAACG gAGAGAAGACCTCAAGTCAGCAGCGACACAGGAGCAATGGAGAAGAAGGGCTTGCGCTCACTGGGCAGTCTCCTAACCAAACAGACACTCTCCGTTGTTGTGCAGGTGGAGGATATCATTGAAGCAGAACTTAACAGCTATTTGATGGCTCCAGTTATTGCTGAAGAAAGCGACCCCTTGGCTTGGTGGAAAATTCACAGTGTGAATACTAAGCAGACTGGCCA